The DNA sequence CCACCCTAAAGGAGGCCAAGGTCCTGCTACGCGAGGAGTTACCCCAGGAGGCCTGGAGGCCTCTGCTGCCGGGCTACCGGGGGCTGGAGGTGGAGAGCGAGTACGGGGGTGTGCGGCAGCGCTGGCTGTTGGTGGAGAGCCAGGAGCGGGCCAGGATGGAGGAAGCGAGCCTCCAGCAGCGGATAGCGCGGGCCGAAGGGGAGGCGCGGAAGGTCCTGGGCCGGCTGACGGCTCGGACCTTCGCCTGTGAGGCGGACGCCCGGCGGGCCCTGAGCGAGGCCAGCGGCCGACTTCCTTTGCACCGGCTGGTCTACCTGGGAGTGCAGGAGGAACGCCAATGGGAGCGGGTGGGCCGGCCGCGCAAGGGGGAGCGACCCTTGGCGGTGGTCTACCGCCTGCGGGCCCGCCTGGAGGTGGATCAGGAGAAGCTGGAGCGGGCGAGGCGGGGCCTGGGGCGATTCCTCCTGGCCACGAACGTGCTGGACCGGGAGGGGCTTCCCCCTCAGGAGGTGCTGAGGCGGTACAAGGACCAGGCCCGGACGGTGGAGCGGGGGTTCCGGTTTCTGAAGGACCCCCTGTTCTTTGCGGAGAGCACCTTCTTGAAGCGGCCCGAGCGGGTGATGGCCCTGGGGATGGTGATGGCCCTGGCCCTTCTGGTGTACGCCCTGGGGGAGTGGGCGCTGAGGCGGAGGCTTTGGGAGGCGGGGTCCAGCCTGCCGGACCAGAAGGGGAGACCCACAGCCAAGCCCACCTTGCGCTGGGTGTTTCAACTCTTTATGTGGGTCCGACTGGTGGAGCTGGGGGGCAGGTGGTTCGTCCTCAACCTGGCTCCCCATCACGAGACCGCGGCGCGCCTCCTGGGGGCCGGGCGATATTACCTGCTGGAGTGAAGGGGGTGCGGAATGTGGGTGAAAACCTCCCCGCGCTTAAGGACACCTTGCAGAAAATGCTGACCGACCTGGAGGCAGAGTAAACCATGCGTATCCTGCAGGACATGCTTGAAGCCCTTCCCTTTGCCGACCTGCCCCCCGCCTGGCAGGACCACGACCTGAAGTCCTTCTCGCCCACCAAGCGCCTGTGGGACTACCAGCAGGAGGCCCTACAGTACGCCCTGAAAGCTCTGTGGAAGTACTACGAGGACCTCCGGGACTACGGGGAAGGGGAGGGCCTCGAGGCGGATCAAGCCCGCAAGGAGGCCCTATGGCGGTGGTACCAGGAGGGCGGCCTGAGGGAGAACCTGGACCTGCGCATAGACAAAGCGGACATTAGGCAGCTGCTGCAAGAATACTACCCCCTCGAGGGCGACCGCCTCCCCTACCGACACCTCATCAACCGCATGGGGTTCTGGATGGCCACCGGGAGCGGCAAGAGCCTGGTCATCGTGAAGCTCCTGGAGGTCCTATGGAACCTGATCCGAAGGGGGGAGATCCCGCCCCACCCCGTGATGCTCCTCACCGCCCGGGACGACCTCCTGGCCCAGCTGAGGGCCCACGTGGAGGAGTTCAACGCCGGGAGAACG is a window from the Thermus filiformis genome containing:
- a CDS encoding IS1634 family transposase; the encoded protein is METTPNLQVYDLGHLGLVASILDQIGLVQTVDRFVGPRPGEKVSTGMALKAAILNALGFVTSPLYLFGHFFQGKPTELLLGPGITPELLNDDRMGRMLDSLYAAGVTELFVEVAKSARRAFPFPVRALHVDSTSFHVHGVYGSGEEGQTDTGDEPLVIRLTHGYSRDHRPDLKQWVMNLICADTGGIPLLFAPGDGNQSDQEALVPLLARYRQSLELGEVVVLDGASYSQENLGALRGFSWVMRVPATLKEAKVLLREELPQEAWRPLLPGYRGLEVESEYGGVRQRWLLVESQERARMEEASLQQRIARAEGEARKVLGRLTARTFACEADARRALSEASGRLPLHRLVYLGVQEERQWERVGRPRKGERPLAVVYRLRARLEVDQEKLERARRGLGRFLLATNVLDREGLPPQEVLRRYKDQARTVERGFRFLKDPLFFAESTFLKRPERVMALGMVMALALLVYALGEWALRRRLWEAGSSLPDQKGRPTAKPTLRWVFQLFMWVRLVELGGRWFVLNLAPHHETAARLLGAGRYYLLE